A window of Cryptomeria japonica chromosome 3, Sugi_1.0, whole genome shotgun sequence contains these coding sequences:
- the LOC131035737 gene encoding heterogeneous nuclear ribonucleoprotein 1 isoform X1, giving the protein MEGSKAEDNTQSSHSNDEENEETAAENPQEEKNNGSSKDSSNPGKIFIGGLSRETTTATFTKYFSKYGELTDSVIMKDRATGNPRGFGFVTYADPSVVDKVIKDKHVIDGKTVEIKRTIPRGNPPSKGPKTKKIFVGGIPTSITEDEFKNYFAKFGKVVEHQIMQDHGTGRSRGFGFVTFDSEQVVDEILSHGKMYELGGKQVEIKKAEPKKPLPDSEPAYGMDGRPPFIPGGRGGYGDAYGGLGGAYSSSYRGGAGFGGRPGVYGGYGVGDYSSAYGVYGGSTLGGFRGDSPAGYGGRFGPYGSSFGSYGSGMLGGYGDSEGFGSYGSGSYGGGYDAGIGSGYGSAGAYGSGRGGGYGGSSSGRYHPYSR; this is encoded by the exons ATGGAAGGTTCCAAGGCAGAGGATAATACACAGTCCAGTCACAGCAATGACGAAGAAAATGAAGAAACTGCTGCAGAGAACCCACAAGAGGAGAAGAATAATGGCTCTTCTAAAGATTCTTCCAACCCTGG AAAGATCTTCATTGGTGGTCTATCAAGAGAAACAACCACAG CCACATTTACAAAGTATTTCAGCAAGTATGGAGAGCTTACAGATTCGGTCATTATGAAAGACCGTGCCACAGGAAACCCTAGGGGTTTTGGTTTTGTTACTTATGCAGATCCCTCTGTTGTAGACAAAGTTATTAAGGATAAACATGTAATAGATGGTAAAACG GTTGAAATCAAGCGAACAATACCAAGAGGGAACCCACCATCTAAAGGTCCCAAAACCAAGAAGATTTTTGTAGGTGGCATTCCCACATCAATTACTGAAG ATGAGTTCAAGAATTATTTTGCCAAGTTTGGAAAGGTTGTTGAGCACCAGATAATGCAAGATCATGGTACTGGCCGCTCCCGGGGCTTTGGATTTGTTACCTTTGACAGTGAGCAGGTTGTTGATGAGATTTTATCTCATGGGAAGATGTATGAATTAGGTGGAAAGCAG GTGGAAATTAAGAAGGCTGAGCCCAAGAAACCCCTCCCTGATTCTGAGCCTGCATATGGAATGGATGGTAGGCCACCCTTTATACCAGGTGGCCGTGGTGGCTATGGGGATGCTTATGGTGGATTAGGTGGCGCATACAGTAGTTCTTATAGGGGAGGAGCAGGTTTTGGTGGTAGACCGGGAGTTTATGGTGGTTATGGAGTTGGTGACTACAGTAGTGCTTATGGAGTTTATGGTGGTAGTACCCTAGGGGGTTTCCGTGGTGATTCTCCTGCAGGCTATGGAGGCCGCTTTGGTCCTTATGGTAGCAGCTTTGGTAGCTATGGAAGTGGAATGTTAGGTGGTTATGGAGATTCAGAGGGTTTCGGTAGCTATGGTAGCGGTAGTTATGGAGGAGGCTATGACGCAGGGATTGGGAGTGGTTATGGCAGTGCAGGTGCTTATGGTAGTGGAAGGGGAGGAGGATATGGTGGTAGTAGCAGTGGTAGATACCATCCATATTCAAGATAG
- the LOC131035737 gene encoding glycine-rich RNA-binding protein 2 isoform X2 gives MTKKMKKLLQRTHKRRRIMALLKILPTLERSSLVVYQEKQPQVEIKRTIPRGNPPSKGPKTKKIFVGGIPTSITEDEFKNYFAKFGKVVEHQIMQDHGTGRSRGFGFVTFDSEQVVDEILSHGKMYELGGKQVEIKKAEPKKPLPDSEPAYGMDGRPPFIPGGRGGYGDAYGGLGGAYSSSYRGGAGFGGRPGVYGGYGVGDYSSAYGVYGGSTLGGFRGDSPAGYGGRFGPYGSSFGSYGSGMLGGYGDSEGFGSYGSGSYGGGYDAGIGSGYGSAGAYGSGRGGGYGGSSSGRYHPYSR, from the exons ATGACGAAGAAAATGAAGAAACTGCTGCAGAGAACCCACAAGAGGAGAAGAATAATGGCTCTTCTAAAGATTCTTCCAACCCTGG AAAGATCTTCATTGGTGGTCTATCAAGAGAAACAACCACAG GTTGAAATCAAGCGAACAATACCAAGAGGGAACCCACCATCTAAAGGTCCCAAAACCAAGAAGATTTTTGTAGGTGGCATTCCCACATCAATTACTGAAG ATGAGTTCAAGAATTATTTTGCCAAGTTTGGAAAGGTTGTTGAGCACCAGATAATGCAAGATCATGGTACTGGCCGCTCCCGGGGCTTTGGATTTGTTACCTTTGACAGTGAGCAGGTTGTTGATGAGATTTTATCTCATGGGAAGATGTATGAATTAGGTGGAAAGCAG GTGGAAATTAAGAAGGCTGAGCCCAAGAAACCCCTCCCTGATTCTGAGCCTGCATATGGAATGGATGGTAGGCCACCCTTTATACCAGGTGGCCGTGGTGGCTATGGGGATGCTTATGGTGGATTAGGTGGCGCATACAGTAGTTCTTATAGGGGAGGAGCAGGTTTTGGTGGTAGACCGGGAGTTTATGGTGGTTATGGAGTTGGTGACTACAGTAGTGCTTATGGAGTTTATGGTGGTAGTACCCTAGGGGGTTTCCGTGGTGATTCTCCTGCAGGCTATGGAGGCCGCTTTGGTCCTTATGGTAGCAGCTTTGGTAGCTATGGAAGTGGAATGTTAGGTGGTTATGGAGATTCAGAGGGTTTCGGTAGCTATGGTAGCGGTAGTTATGGAGGAGGCTATGACGCAGGGATTGGGAGTGGTTATGGCAGTGCAGGTGCTTATGGTAGTGGAAGGGGAGGAGGATATGGTGGTAGTAGCAGTGGTAGATACCATCCATATTCAAGATAG